In the Oncorhynchus keta strain PuntledgeMale-10-30-2019 chromosome 14, Oket_V2, whole genome shotgun sequence genome, one interval contains:
- the LOC118393021 gene encoding natterin-3-like, which yields MPLEEEPVKMRLTFLVILVILAVLQLCSPVFLSDPLLYTSQLEEGQDAPSKPWLNPLLEDVVPELDIHSPSTLTETSDLEPQFPTSLFMYGENANLKWVQWEGSLPNGAVGIYNGYTERHDYICKVNCEAGFYTASKGSFCQYPYAEEEHSSSKFEVLVNVDNFEFVEWIEEEYGAVPQHAVKTCQGVEIYVGKNKYGLGKVVTQHKAFFLPWEGDEYWYKRYQVLAINRDTYSQHISHVEYAIDQIELFNHPPEAMQFVRVTNLECSSVEKKVLLEKTSSVEKTWDIGRESRNSSTTMTAKVPIISPGTVDFTKEQTVSFSEGTTMMESISHSISVVLLVPPNHSCAVQMEGRKMTADIPFTGRLSRTYHNGDTHWTTITGTYDGVKVGEINAVVERCQPVPDAIPCYPVETDP from the exons ATGCCACTGGAGGAGGAACCTGTCAAG ATGAGGCTGACTTTCCTGGTCATCCTGGTCATCCTGGCAGTGCTGCAACTCTGCAGCCCAGTCTTCCTCTCTGACcccctgctctacacctctcagcTGGAGGAGGGGCAGGATGCACCAAGCA AGCCCTGGCTCAACCCTCTGCTGGAAGATGTGGTCCCTGAGCTGGACATCCACAGTCCATCCACACTGACAGAGACCTCAGATCTAGAGCCCCAGTTCCCCACTTCCCTGTTTATGTATGGGGAGAACGCCAACCTTAAATGGGTTCAATGGGAAGGGTCCCTCCCTAATGGTGCTGTGGGCATCTACAACGGTTACACCGAACGACATGACTACATCTGCAAAGTCAACTGCGAAGCTGGCTTCTATACCGCAAGCAAAGGCAGTTTCTGCCAGTACCCCTACGCTGAAGAGGAGCATTCATCCTCTAAGTTCGAAGTCCTGGTCAATGTGGACAACTTTGAGTTTGTGGAGTGGATCGAGGAGGAATACGGTGCTGTCCCCCAACATGCTGTCAAGACCTGCCAAGGTGTTGAGATATACGTCGGCAAGAACAAATACGGTCTGGGAAAGGTTGTGACCCAACATAAAGCCTTCTTCCTGCCTTGGGAGGGTGATGAGTACTGGTACAAGAGATACCAGGTCCTGGCCATCAACAGGGACACCTACAGCCAGCACATCTCTCACGTGGAGTACGCCATCGACCAGATCGAGTTGTTCAACCACCCTCCTGAGGCCATGCAGTTTGTCAGGGTCACCAACCTGGAGTGCAGCAGTGTGGAGAAGAAGGTCTTGCTGGAGAAGACCAGCAGTGTGGAGAAGACCTGGGACATCGGCAGGGAGAGCCGCAACAGCTCCACCACCATGACGGCCAAGGTGCCCATTATCAGCCCAGGCACCGTGGACTTCACCAAGGAGCAGACGGTGAGCTTCTCAGAGGGAaccaccatgatggagtctatcAGCCACTCCATCTCTGTGGTGCTGCTGGTCCCTCCCAACCACTCCTGTGCCGTGCAGATGGAGGGCAGGAAGATGACCGCCGACATCCCCTTCACGGGTAGGCTGAGCCGCACCTACCATAACGGAGACACCCACTGGACCACCATCACAGGGACTTATGATGGTGTGAAAGTGGGGGAGATCAATGCTGTGGTGGAGAGATGCCAGCCTGTCCCTGATGCCATACCCTGCTACCCCGTTGAGACAGACCCCTGA